One window of the Candidatus Nanopelagicales bacterium genome contains the following:
- the rimM gene encoding ribosome maturation factor RimM (Essential for efficient processing of 16S rRNA) — MRVVVGRVGRAHGLRGEVTVEPRTDDPDVHFAAGSVLHTDPAAAGPLTVAAVRWHAGRPLLTFAGVGDRTAAEGLRGVLLEAERDPAERPDDPDEFYDHQLVGLSVHALPDRARVGEVTEVVHLPAQDLLAVRLDGGGEALVPFVSAIVPEVDLAARTLLVDPPGGLLSPADSGPQDAGEA; from the coding sequence ATGCGGGTCGTCGTCGGCCGCGTCGGGCGGGCCCACGGCCTGCGCGGCGAGGTGACGGTCGAGCCGCGTACGGACGACCCGGACGTGCACTTCGCCGCGGGGTCGGTGCTCCACACCGACCCCGCGGCCGCCGGTCCCCTCACCGTCGCGGCCGTCCGCTGGCACGCCGGCCGCCCGCTGCTGACGTTCGCCGGGGTCGGTGACCGCACCGCGGCCGAGGGGCTGCGCGGGGTCCTGCTCGAGGCCGAGCGCGACCCGGCCGAGCGCCCGGACGACCCCGACGAGTTCTACGACCACCAACTGGTGGGCCTCTCCGTCCACGCGCTGCCCGACCGCGCCCGGGTCGGCGAGGTCACCGAAGTCGTCCACCTACCCGCTCAGGACCTGCTGGCCGTACGACTCGATGGCGGCGGTGAGGCCCTGGTGCCGTTCGTGTCGGCGATCGTCCCCGAGGTCGACCTGGCGGCCCGCACCCTGCTGGTCGACCCGCCCGGCGGACTGCTGTCACCGGCGGACTCCGGCCCC